One genomic window of Branchiostoma floridae strain S238N-H82 chromosome 4, Bfl_VNyyK, whole genome shotgun sequence includes the following:
- the LOC118413897 gene encoding bromodomain-containing protein 4-like isoform X4 has protein sequence MAGAGGGHESSGQPPPGPVIYSVHSGAHIPQEIARDIGVPLQYLGFNHPMLAHNDAPSQPFPTSGVQQPFPPHNPRHPDPRSQAQLTRPTVTSPPVSRIIMPAWQHNKPMPLAGIHPYQWTKADVLTWVRWAVDEFSLTGVDEQRFGMNGKALSLLGKEGFTDRVPFAGDVLYNLLHNLLQGYEHLARNNIPISQPRNAPMCYPTPPSTNPSPQITVSSPGATITRLLDSGDPVPTQPVASQKSETETDKPSEVEKLVTSSCSPTGSSEIVRTASAQLHRLKEQHDKLLPSVLSAPELQVQDEPVGTTGSPTMPELTKIEDSPTSVITTGSQTTLTDSSSGHEAVIQRPMVAPVVPNSARCEEDQKKSTNQDPASVQGHKTDPMSRHPKRRWSVDAVVRETANPINHDQRAAKVIRVGPTVEGVEVQGRMMSPPSLPGEKTPRVGENIFIPCPEIERELAKLRERDARRMKLYDRSINEESLRAERRYMVYAEPGRVIRPFDQVQFQAHLQGGSFVRPPAHTGPVVGEAAVLQQLHGPPLHALPAQQGTTPTSTPASIAQRPVTRSSQNGAQQQASTTDHQEKKESNAQSTQTQETAGVDGLKSAVSDTSKASEPSHTQTRDGNMPPAVPPGHTALGPHLIRGDARLPLLHSTIEQLRARRPPLFPYMRLPLPAQILGPDGKPLHEMVARHRLPVPVFPQYSRQERDRGPEQVPTSGEHPVSVDQPPRPVFPPNSTSDPNLRTLPVPPIYRLAVPTAPPSGPSPGQQVYDLRGVPQDRPVSSRPEDPPSAPVQEHTPAMTDVRVKVERPEGPEEGYGVAPENRQGHDHSTHQQRSPVIIKTEHREEEPSDVTGQDQGEEAVTPNTVEPSAQQAVNEEKPSEEAAQQHILRQMLTRDRKGYCKEFWERVHNSQSSSTTLTTPTNDIKLFQGVTTSQPTSLVPILPMPHPDPRGPPPPPVKRGRGRPRLYWPGYRKKPPPQTNTPPGAPVRGTKCRLLWEFLLRLLANEEKYKHAIKWLDKPRKVFRIVNANAIARLWGKQKNRDNMTYEKLSRAMRYYYRMDILVKEGSQRLTYRFLKGLEDIHADRANRRRNRSGSTSATSRNAPPLTNEPHNKMGVLDLDAEGKVEAKPQHNNLGNMQQETQRLYGTSVENVSSSMQKESEEGSGQQMPSQGASSSVSPGYSQALDVKMFRRSHSMPQEVANVTSVPKMEKDTVPVKIPYRSEDTPAANENNVRNFRPSLDSQYIELNRMLRHQAMPSSVVPSRGYHRTTDNIPKATTAPPIFKKRRFSVDGATPYSTASLDVSNNTNGGTAGSNTTKPYLQPPHRPESADTHVHVRITEAPSPKRTKIHHVFFPPAEHSPGGREPECERDKEDSGEQEEPLDMSVKKT, from the exons GAAATAGCGCGGGACATCGGAGTGCCTCTTCAGTACCTCGGCTTTAACCACCCTATGCTGGCCCACAACGATGCCCCCTCCCAACCGTTCCCTACATCCGGGGTACAGCAGCCCTTCCCACCCCACAACCCGAGGCACCCCGACCCTCGTTCCCAGGCACAGCTGACGCGACCCACGGTGACGTCACCTCCCGTGTCCAGAATCATCATGCCTGCATGGCAACACAACAAACCCATGCCGCTGG CCGGTATCCACCCGTACCAGTGGACCAAGGCCGACGTGTTGACCTGGGTTCGCTGGGCGGTGGACGAGTTCTCTCTGACCGGCGTGGATGAACAGAGGTTCGGCATGAACGGCAAGGCTCTGAGCCTGCTCGGGAAGGAAGGGTTCACCGACCGCGTCCCGTTCGCCGGTGACGTCCTCTACAACCTGTTGCACAACTTACTGCAAG GCTACGAGCACTTAGCGAGGAACAACATTCCAATCAGCCAACCCCGTAACGCCCCTATGTGCTACCCCACCCCTCCATCCACCAACCCGTCCCCTCAGATCACCGTGTCGTCCCCGGGGGCCACCATAACGAGGCTCTTGGACTCAGGGGACCCCGTCCCTACCCAACCTGTGGCTTCCCAGAAGTCGGAAACGGAGACGGACAAGCCGAGTGAAGTCGAGAAACTCGTGACCTCGTCATGCAGTCCGACCGGTAGTTCAGAGATAGTCCGCACGGCCTCGGCACAGCTTCACAGACTGAAAGAACAGCACGACAAGCTGCTGCCCTCTGTGCTGTCGGCGCCAGAGTTACAAGTTCAGGACGAACCCGTTGGCACGACAGGAAGCCCGACCATGCCGGAGCTCACGAAGATCGAGGATAGTCCCACCAGTGTCATCACTACAGGGTCACAAACAACGTTGACAGATAGTAGCAGTGGCCATGAGGCGGTCATACAGCGGCCTATGGTGGCACCCGTCGTGCCAAACTCAGCCCGATGCGAAGAAGACCAGAAAAAATCGACAAACCAGGACCCAGCTTCAGTCCAAGGTCACAAGACAGATCCGATGTCGAGGCACCCCAAGAGAAGATGGAGTGTAGATGCTGTCGTCAGGGAGACTGCCAATCCCATCAACCACGATCAGCGCGCTGCCAAGGTCATCAGGGTCGGGCCCACTGTGGAGGGAGTTGAAGTTCAAGGACGGATGATGTCACCTCCAAGTTTGCCAGGAGAGAAGACTCCCAGAGTCGGAGAGAACATCTTTATTCCATGCCCTGAGATAGAAAGAGAGCTTGCCAAGCTGAGGGAGAGGGACGCGCGCAGAATGAAACTCTACGACAGGTCCATCAACGAAGAAAGTCTGAGGGCTGAGAGAAGATACATGGTGTACGCAGAGCCTGGTCGGGTCATCCGACCGTTCGATCAGGTACAGTTTCAGGCTCATTTGCAAGGGGGTTCTTTTGTCCGACCTCCCGCTCATACCGGTCCAGTGGTTGGGGAGGCAGCCGTCCTTCAACAGCTGCATGGACCACCGTTGCACGCGTTGCCTGCACAACAGGGAACAACCCCTACCAGCACACCTGCGTCAATAGCACAGAGGCCAGTCACGCGCTCCTCGCAGAATGGGGCACAGCAACAGGCGTCAACCACCGATCATCAGGAGAAGAAAGAGTCAAATGCACAATCAACGCAGACACAGGAAACTGCCGGTGTCGACGGTCTGAAGTCCGCTGTGTCCGATACGAGCAAAGCATCGGAGCCAAGTCACACACAAACTCGGGATGGAAACATGCCCCCAGCCGTCCCACCAGGCCATACTGCCCTGGGACCACACCTAATCCGTGGAGATGCCAGGCTGCCACTCTTACACAGCACCATTGAGCAGCTCAGAGCACGGCGACCGCCTCTCTTCCCCTACATGCGCTTGCCGCTCCCCGCGCAGATCCTGGGACCAGACGGCAAACCTCTACACGAGATGGTTGCCAGGCACCGTCTTCCAGTTCCTGTTTTCCCTCAATATTCCCGGCAAGAGAGGGACCGAGGACCCGAACAAGTGCCTACAAGTGGGGAACACCCGGTGTCCGTTGACCAACCCCCAAGACCCGTCTTCCCGCCCAACTCCACAAGTGATCCAAACCTCCGGACGCTCCCCGTGCCGCCCATCTACAGGCTCGCCGTGCCGACAGCGCCGCCTAGCGGCCCGTCACCAGGACAGCAGGTGTACGACCTCAGAGGCGTCCCACAGGACAGACCTGTAAGCAGTCGACCCGAGGACCCGCCCAGTGCCCCGGTCCAGGAACACACACCCGCGATGACAGATGTACGGGTCAAGGTTGAGAGACCAGAGGGCCCGGAGGAGGGTTATGGGGTGGCCCCAGAGAATAGGCAAGGTCATGACCACAGCACACACCAGCAGCGCTCCCCAGTTATCATCAAGACAGAACATAGGGAGGAGGAACCATCAGATGTGACAg GGCAAGACCAGGGTGAAGAAGCAGTCACACCCAACACCGTGGAGCCATCGGCCCAACAAGCTGTCAATGAAG AGAAACCCAGTGAGGAAGCCGCACAGCAGCATATCCTGAGACAGATGCTGACCAGGGATAGAAAAGGATACTGTAAGGAATTCTGGGAAAGGGTCCACAACTCCCAGTCATCTTCCACAACACTGACCACCCCTACTAATGACATTAAGCTCTTCCAAGGTGTCACAACAT CCCAGCCCACATCCCTGGTGCCTATCCTGCCAATGCCCCATCCCGATCCCCGGGGCCCGCCCCCACCCCCAGTGAAACGAGGAAGGGGAAGGCCGCGGCTCTACTGGCCAGGGTACAGGAAGAAACCCCCACCACAGACTAACACACCGCCAGGGGCACCGGTCAGAGGTACAA AATGCCGTCTGCTATGGGAGTTCCTGTTACGTCTCCTGGCAAACGAGGAGAAGTACAAGCACGCCATCAAGTGGCTCGACAAGCCGAGAAAGGTCTTCCGTATCGTCAATGCCAACGCCATTGCAAG GCTGTGGGGCAAGCAGAAGAACCGTGACAACATGACGTACGAGAAGCTCTCTCGTGCCATGAGGTACTACTACCGCATGGACATCCTGGTGAAGGAAGGGTCCCAGAGACTCACATACAG GTTTCTGAAAGGGCTGGAGGACATCCACGCTGATCGTGCCAACCGGCGTCGGAATCGCAGTGGGTCCACAAGTGCCACATCACGTAACGCGCCGCCCCTCACCAATGAGCCACACAACAAGATGGGGGTCCTGGATCTGGATGCCGAGGGGAAGGTAGAGGCCAAACCCCAACACAACAACTTAGGCAACATGCAGCAAGAAACGCAAAGGTTGTACGGGACCAGTGTCGAAAACGTATCCTCCTCTATGCAAAAAGAGTCTGAAGAAGGATCTGGTCAGCAAATGCCCTCACAGGGAGCATCATCGTCCGTATCTCCTGGCTATAGCCAAGCTCTGGACGTTAAGATGTTCAGGAGATCTCATTCTATGCCACAAGAGGTAGCAAACGTAACATCTGTCCCTAAGATGGAAAAAGACACTGTACCGGTGAAGATACCATACAGATCAGAGGACACACCAGCAGCTAATGAAAACAATGTAAGGAACTTCAGGCCTAGTTTAGATTCCCAGTATATTGAACTGAATAGGATGCTTCGTCATCAGGCAATGCCTTCATCAGTTGTGCCCAGTCGAGGGTATCACAGAACGACAGACAACATACCAAAGGCAACCACCGCCCCACCTATTTTCAAGAAAAGGAGATTTTCAGTTGATGGTGCAACTCCTTACTCCACAGCAAGCCTCGATGTTTCCAATAACACCAATGGTGGAACTGCAGGTTCTAACACCACCAAGCCATACCTTCAGCCTCCACATCGCCCTGAGTCAGCTGACACACACGTGCATGTACGGATCACAGAGGCTCCCTCACCAAAAAGGACAAAAATTCATCACGTTTTCTTCCCTCCCGCAGAGCATTCCCCAGGAGGTAGGGAACCAGAATGTGAGAGGGATAAGGAAGACAGTGGTGAACAGGAGGAGCCTCTGGACATGAGTGTTAAGAAGACCTGA